A portion of the Cyanobium sp. PCC 7001 genome contains these proteins:
- the nusA gene encoding transcription termination factor NusA, which translates to MALVLLPGLNNLIEDISEEKKLPPAVVEAALREALLKGYERYRRTLYLGISEDPFEEDYFSNFDVQLDLDEEGYRVLASKIIVEEVESEDHQIALAEVQQVADDAQIGDTVVLDVTPEKDDFGRMAAATTKQVLAQKLRDQQRRMIQEEFADLEDPVLSARVVRFERQSVIMAVSSGPGRPEVEAELPRRDQLPNDNYRANTTLKVFLKEVSEVPRRGPQLFVSRANAGLVVYLFENEVPEIQEGSVRIVAVAREANPPSRSVGPRTKVAVDSVEREVDPVGACIGARGSRIQQVVNELRGEKIDVIRWSPDPGQYIANSLSPARVEAVRLVDPDGHHAHVLVPPDQLSLAIGREGQNVRLAARLTGWKIDIKNAVEYDQASEDAVVAEQIAIRQEEEALHAEAEARLAAEQAARAEEDARLRELYPLPEDEEGYQEDGYQEEASEPQAYDEPAMAEASAPEEEQAELVGSEDGAR; encoded by the coding sequence ATGGCCCTGGTCCTGCTCCCCGGACTGAACAACCTGATCGAGGACATCAGCGAGGAAAAGAAGCTGCCGCCAGCCGTGGTGGAGGCAGCGCTGCGGGAGGCCCTGCTCAAGGGCTACGAGCGCTACCGACGCACCCTGTACCTCGGCATCAGCGAGGACCCGTTCGAGGAGGACTACTTCTCCAACTTCGATGTGCAGCTCGATCTGGACGAGGAGGGTTACCGGGTTCTGGCGTCCAAGATCATCGTGGAGGAGGTGGAGAGCGAGGACCATCAGATCGCCCTGGCTGAGGTGCAGCAGGTGGCGGACGATGCCCAGATCGGCGACACGGTGGTGCTGGATGTGACGCCGGAGAAGGACGACTTCGGACGCATGGCCGCCGCCACCACCAAGCAGGTGCTGGCCCAGAAACTCCGCGACCAGCAGCGCCGGATGATCCAGGAGGAATTCGCCGATCTGGAGGATCCGGTGCTGAGCGCCCGGGTGGTCCGCTTCGAGCGCCAGAGCGTGATCATGGCGGTGAGCAGCGGCCCCGGCCGGCCCGAGGTGGAGGCCGAACTGCCCCGCCGGGATCAGCTGCCCAACGACAACTACCGCGCCAACACCACCCTCAAGGTGTTCCTCAAGGAGGTGAGCGAGGTGCCGCGCCGCGGCCCCCAGCTGTTCGTGAGCCGGGCCAACGCCGGTCTGGTGGTGTATTTGTTCGAGAACGAGGTGCCGGAGATCCAGGAGGGTTCGGTGCGGATCGTGGCCGTGGCCCGGGAAGCCAACCCCCCCAGCCGCTCGGTGGGTCCGCGCACCAAGGTGGCCGTGGACTCGGTGGAGCGGGAGGTGGATCCGGTGGGCGCCTGCATCGGCGCCCGTGGTTCCAGGATTCAGCAGGTGGTGAACGAACTGCGCGGCGAGAAGATCGACGTGATCCGCTGGTCACCGGATCCCGGCCAGTACATCGCCAACTCCCTCAGCCCGGCCCGGGTGGAAGCGGTGCGCCTTGTGGACCCGGACGGTCACCACGCCCACGTGCTGGTTCCCCCCGACCAGCTCAGCCTGGCCATCGGCCGGGAAGGCCAGAACGTGCGGCTGGCGGCCCGGCTGACGGGCTGGAAGATCGACATCAAGAATGCGGTCGAATACGACCAGGCCAGCGAGGATGCCGTCGTGGCCGAGCAGATCGCCATCCGCCAGGAGGAGGAGGCTCTGCACGCCGAAGCCGAGGCCAGACTGGCCGCCGAGCAGGCTGCGCGGGCTGAGGAAGATGCCCGTCTGCGGGAGCTCTATCCCCTGCCCGAGGACGAGGAGGGCTATCAAGAGGACGGCTACCAGGAGGAGGCCAGCGAACCTCAGGCGTACGACGAGCCCGCCATGGCCGAGGCCTCCGCACCGGAGGAGGAGCAGGCCGAACTGGTCGGCAGCGAGGACGGAGCCCGGTGA